The Chlorocebus sabaeus isolate Y175 chromosome 16, mChlSab1.0.hap1, whole genome shotgun sequence genome window below encodes:
- the TEN1 gene encoding CST complex subunit TEN1, with amino-acid sequence MMLPKPGTYYFPWEVSAGQVPDGGTLRTFGRLCLYDMIQSRVTLMAQHGSDQHQVLVCTKLVEPFHAQVGSLYIVLGELQHQQDGGSLVKARVLTCVEGMNLPLLEQAIREQRLYQQERGGGQ; translated from the exons ATGATGCTGCCCAAACCTGGGACCTATTACTTCCCCTGGGAGGTCAGTGCAGGCCAAGTTCCTGATGGGGGCACACTGAGAACATTTGGCAG gttgtGCCTCTATGACATGATCCAGTCCAGAGTAACACTGATGGCTCAGCACGGATCCGATCAACACCAGGTTCTTGTCTGTACCAAGTTGGTGGAGCCCTTCCACGCCCAGGTGGGCTCCCTGTACATTGTCCTCGGGGAGCTCCAGCACCAGCAGG ACGGAGGCTCCCTGGTGAAGGCGCGCGTGCTGACTTGTGTGGAGGGGATGAACCTGCCCTTGTTGGAACAAGCCATCCGGGAGCAGAGGCTGTACCAGCAGGAGCGGGGCGGCGGCCAGTAG
- the CDK3 gene encoding cyclin-dependent kinase 3 isoform X5: MRTQKACHKSDSPTRGDCRWLSSGARPCLVWGHGGFQKVLVNKGPRGVPSMCARGAAPAGARRGSCNRGCGLQPLRASGSSVAMDVFQKVEKIGEGTYGVVYKAKNRETGQLVALKKIRLDLEMEGVPSTAIREISLLKELKHPNIVQLLDVVHNERKLYLVFEFLSQDLKKYMDSTPDSELPLHLIKSYLFQLLQGVSFCHSHRVIHRDLKPQNLLINELGAIKLADFGLARAFGVPLRTYTHEVVTLWYRAPEILLGSKFYTTAVDIWSIGCIFAEMVTRKALFPGDSEIDQLFRIFRMLGTPSEATWPGVTQLPDYKGNFPKWTRKGLGEIVPSLEPEGRDLLM; this comes from the exons ATGAGAACCCAGAAAGCATGCCATAAATCCGACAGCCCCACCCGGGGAGACTGCAGGTGGCTGAGCTCGGGTGCCAGACCGTGCTTGGTGTGGGGCCATGGAGGGTTCCAGAAGGTCCTAGTGAATAAAGGCCCAAGGGGCGTGCCCTCGATGTGTGCTCGTGGTGCAGCGCCGGCGGGGGCCAGGAGGGGGAGCTGCAACCGGGGCTGTGGGCTGCAGCCTCTCAGGGCTTCTG GCAGCTCCGTGGCCATGGATGTGTTCCAGAAGGTAGAGAAGATCGGAGAGGGCACCTACGGGGTGGTGTACAAGGCCAAGAACAGGGAGACAGGGCAGCTGGTGGCCCTGAAGAAGATCAGACTGGATTT GGAGATGGAGGGCGTCCCAAGCACTGCCATCAGGGAGATCTCCCTGCTCAAGGAACTGAAGCACCCCAACATCGTCCA GCTGCTGGACGTGGTGCACAACGAGAGGAAGCTTTATCTGGTGTTTGAGTTCCTCAGCCAGGACCTGAAGAAGTACATGGACTCCACCCCAGACTCGGAGCTCCCCCTGCACCTCATCAAG AGCTACCTCTTCCAGTTGCTGCAGGGGGTGAGTTTCTGCCACTCACATCGGGTCATCCACCGAGACCTGAAGCCCCAGAATCTGCTCATCAATGAGTTGGGTGCCATCAAGCTGGCTGACTTCGGCCTGGCTCGAGCCTTCGGGGTGCCCCTGCGCACCTACACCCACGAG GTGGTGACACTGTGGTATCGCGCCCCCGAGATTCTCTTGGGCAGCAAGTTCTATACCACAGCTGTGGATATCTGGAGCATTGGTTGCATCTTTGCAGAGATG GTGACTCGAAaagccctgtttcctggtgacTCTGAGATTGACCAGCTCTTTCGTATCTTTCGTATGCTGGGGACACCCAGCGAAGCCACATGGCCCGGGGTCACCCAGCTGCCTGACTATAAGGGCAACTTCCCTA